A single Pseudomonas sp. HN11 DNA region contains:
- a CDS encoding Lrp/AsnC family transcriptional regulator: MDLKILGKLQKDCDQSLELLSDSVGLSSTSCYRRIRRMESVGIIKAKVAVLDERKLGIQVTAFFLIKLDRDSNDIDRRMQHILASHPEIQDCYLMTGEFDFVMVAKFRDAAEYTEYIYRFLETYRDIPIRTYSSTLVVRTVKKSYELPLQGVGF; this comes from the coding sequence ATGGATTTGAAAATCCTGGGCAAGTTGCAAAAGGATTGCGACCAGAGCCTGGAGTTGTTGAGCGACAGCGTGGGGCTGTCGTCCACCAGTTGTTACCGGCGGATTCGCCGGATGGAGAGCGTAGGGATTATCAAGGCGAAAGTGGCGGTCTTGGACGAGCGCAAGCTGGGGATTCAGGTGACGGCGTTTTTCCTGATCAAGCTGGATAGGGACAGCAATGATATTGATCGCAGGATGCAGCACATACTCGCTAGTCATCCGGAGATTCAGGATTGTTATTTGATGACGGGGGAGTTTGATTTTGTGATGGTGGCGAAGTTTCGGGATGCTGCTGAATATACCGAGTATATCTATCGGTTTTTGGAGACTTATCGGGATATTCCGATTCGGACTTATTCTTCTACGTTGGTGGTTCGCACGGTTAAGAAGTCTTATGAGTTGCCGTTGCAGGGGGTGGGGTTTTGA
- a CDS encoding ShlB/FhaC/HecB family hemolysin secretion/activation protein, whose protein sequence is MEHLFKLTLALCCVTLGSLAQPVLAEEEEGARKVDVNEYFVRGNTVLDAATIEEAVYPFLGPQKTLGDIEGARDALQKIYQSRGYQSVFVELPEQKVDDGIVYLQVSETKVGRVRVVGAKHYSPVEIREQVPALEEGAVPDFATVQTQLAGLNRGAGRQVTPLVREGQRPGTMDVDLQVEDQNPWHASLGLNNDYSADTEKLRSVATLGYDNLWQLGHSISLTYFTAPQDTENAKVWSGSYSAPLTERWTLQFSGYQSDSNIATIGGSNVLGKGHSYGVSAIYNLPAAGNWANSFSFGVDFKDFDEQMKFGASSDQVPLKYAPFTFGYNGFRYTEQSQLGLGLNLVVGTRAFFGYGSDAEEFEYKRYKASASFAVLKGDLNYTYTFANDWQSATKGGFQLASGPLVSNEQYSAGGATSVRGYLAAERTGDEGYLLSQELRTPSLAKFLGSYVQEWRFYAFAEGARMRLHDPLPEQEDEYSLASVGLGTRASLSKWLSGSLDWGYPLLDGPNTQKQDSRLHFSVQATF, encoded by the coding sequence GTGGAGCATCTGTTCAAATTAACGTTGGCGCTGTGTTGCGTAACGCTGGGCAGCCTGGCGCAACCGGTGTTGGCCGAGGAGGAAGAGGGCGCGCGCAAGGTCGACGTCAACGAGTACTTCGTGCGCGGCAATACGGTGCTCGATGCGGCGACGATCGAGGAGGCGGTGTATCCGTTCCTGGGGCCGCAGAAGACCTTGGGCGATATCGAAGGCGCGCGCGATGCGTTGCAGAAGATCTACCAGTCGCGTGGCTACCAGTCGGTGTTTGTCGAGTTGCCGGAGCAGAAGGTCGATGACGGTATCGTCTATCTGCAGGTCAGCGAGACCAAGGTCGGCCGGGTGCGCGTGGTCGGTGCCAAGCACTATTCGCCAGTGGAAATCCGCGAACAGGTGCCGGCCCTGGAGGAGGGCGCGGTGCCGGATTTCGCCACGGTGCAAACCCAGTTGGCCGGCCTCAATCGTGGTGCTGGGCGTCAGGTCACACCGCTGGTACGCGAGGGCCAACGCCCCGGCACCATGGATGTGGATTTGCAGGTGGAGGACCAGAACCCCTGGCACGCCAGCCTCGGCCTGAACAACGATTACAGCGCCGACACCGAGAAACTCCGCTCGGTCGCCACTTTGGGCTACGACAACCTCTGGCAATTGGGCCATAGCATTTCCCTGACCTACTTCACTGCGCCCCAGGACACCGAGAATGCCAAGGTCTGGTCGGGCTCCTACAGCGCCCCGCTCACCGAGCGCTGGACCCTGCAGTTCTCCGGTTACCAGTCCGACAGCAACATCGCCACCATCGGCGGCAGCAACGTGTTGGGCAAGGGGCATTCCTACGGCGTGTCGGCCATCTACAACCTGCCGGCCGCGGGTAACTGGGCCAATTCATTCTCGTTCGGCGTGGACTTCAAAGACTTCGACGAACAGATGAAGTTCGGTGCAAGCAGCGACCAGGTGCCCCTCAAATACGCGCCGTTCACCTTCGGCTACAACGGCTTTCGCTACACCGAACAATCGCAATTGGGCCTGGGCCTGAATCTAGTGGTCGGCACTCGCGCGTTTTTCGGCTACGGCAGCGACGCCGAAGAATTCGAATACAAACGCTACAAGGCCAGCGCCAGTTTTGCCGTGCTCAAGGGCGACCTGAATTACACCTACACCTTCGCCAACGATTGGCAGTCGGCGACCAAGGGCGGCTTCCAGCTGGCGTCGGGGCCGCTGGTATCCAACGAGCAGTATTCCGCCGGCGGTGCCACGTCGGTGCGCGGCTACCTGGCGGCGGAGCGCACCGGGGATGAAGGGTACTTGCTCTCCCAGGAACTGCGCACGCCATCGCTGGCCAAGTTTCTCGGCAGTTATGTGCAGGAATGGCGCTTCTACGCGTTCGCCGAAGGCGCGCGCATGCGCCTGCACGATCCACTGCCCGAGCAAGAAGACGAATACAGCCTGGCCAGTGTCGGCCTGGGCACCCGCGCCAGTTTGAGCAAATGGTTGTCCGGCAGTCTGGATTGGGGCTACCCGCTGCTTGATGGACCGAACACCCAGAAACAGGACTCGCGACTGCACTTCAGTGTGCAGGCGACTTTCTGA
- a CDS encoding energy transducer TonB family protein has product MTAQIPITPLPMKNKPPLRPLKWGAGLLLGAVAAWFLWQWANDMSGVRREAPKVPTIIPLPPPPPPPPEKPKEPEPQVEEKIPEPVPSPEPEEVKPTEEAPPSPNEDLANPMQIDGDAQSGNDGFNIGAGKGGGMAGSGGGGLGTGTYKQYLAGTYQRLMREDPELRKKAFSIQIDLWLGADGQVTKALVAKSSGDAETDAQMLALIQAPRATQKPPASLTLPMRLSLKGRRPD; this is encoded by the coding sequence ATGACTGCACAGATCCCGATCACGCCCTTGCCCATGAAAAACAAGCCGCCGCTGCGCCCATTGAAATGGGGCGCTGGCCTGTTGCTGGGCGCTGTGGCGGCCTGGTTTTTGTGGCAGTGGGCCAATGACATGAGTGGCGTGCGCCGCGAAGCACCGAAGGTGCCGACCATTATCCCGCTGCCGCCGCCACCGCCACCACCGCCGGAAAAGCCCAAGGAGCCTGAGCCCCAGGTCGAAGAAAAAATCCCGGAACCGGTGCCTAGCCCCGAACCCGAGGAGGTCAAGCCAACCGAGGAAGCGCCGCCTTCGCCTAACGAAGACCTGGCCAACCCGATGCAGATCGACGGCGACGCCCAGTCTGGCAATGACGGCTTCAACATCGGCGCCGGTAAAGGCGGCGGCATGGCCGGCAGTGGCGGCGGCGGACTGGGGACTGGCACTTACAAGCAGTACCTGGCCGGCACTTATCAACGGCTGATGCGCGAAGACCCTGAGTTGCGCAAGAAGGCCTTCTCGATACAGATAGACCTGTGGTTGGGCGCTGATGGCCAAGTCACCAAGGCGCTGGTAGCCAAGTCCAGCGGCGATGCCGAGACCGATGCGCAGATGCTCGCCTTGATACAGGCACCGCGTGCCACCCAGAAGCCGCCAGCGTCGTTGACGCTGCCTATGCGCCTGTCCCTCAAGGGCCGGCGCCCGGATTGA
- a CDS encoding YbjN domain-containing protein — translation MSELITSVTTQSLTELLQEAGYRVNQTEQNGIVQLLSASQGIGFAVRFGNPAAEQGNYVDFTYSCALRVQGELPEGLAQVWNASRRFARLSVQGEFLLMEMDVVVAGVGATHLRSQLELWDRLLQEFIVYLREYSQQAAQLQAETEAPVL, via the coding sequence ATGAGCGAATTGATCACCAGCGTCACCACCCAGAGCCTCACCGAACTGCTGCAGGAAGCCGGCTACCGGGTCAACCAGACTGAACAAAATGGCATCGTGCAATTGCTCAGCGCCAGCCAGGGCATCGGCTTTGCCGTGCGCTTCGGCAACCCGGCAGCGGAGCAGGGCAACTATGTGGATTTCACTTACAGTTGCGCGCTGCGGGTCCAGGGTGAATTGCCCGAAGGTCTGGCCCAGGTGTGGAACGCATCCCGACGTTTTGCGCGGTTGTCGGTGCAGGGCGAATTCCTGTTGATGGAAATGGACGTGGTGGTGGCCGGTGTCGGTGCCACACACCTGCGCAGCCAATTGGAATTGTGGGACCGTCTGTTGCAGGAATTCATCGTTTACCTGCGTGAATACAGCCAGCAGGCCGCGCAGTTGCAGGCTGAAACCGAGGCCCCGGTATTGTGA
- a CDS encoding putative porin, protein MISPVNRLTLAVGMVIATLVGQAAAAPVAPSENVTINLIRLLVQQGVLTQDTANGLIAQAEKEAQQARQANAAPVVAAGPVAKPGDVRVQYVPQAVKDQIRDQVKAEVMATAKQENWAQPNTFPDWVSRITFDGDIRLRDESRYFSDNNSNEIVDYAKLNESGPYDTNKDTNTKLPPLLNTTKDRENLFRLRARLGMKAVLSPDWSAGIRVGTGSDNNPVSTTQTLGGGFGKKDIWLDQGYLSWKATPDVTLTAGRFANPFYSTDMMYSGDLNFDGIAANFNHALNSQWGLFGTLGAFPVEYTSDSASSNGFDKEDSDTKWLFGGQIGANWKINRENSLKGALAYYHFDDIEGKRSGACQPWSGQPACDSDGSRLAFMQKGNSVFLLRDITPNPATPGLTPQPQFVGLASKFDVLDLNLAWDAELPSDFKLRTQGNFIHNLAYDKGEMLKRSEGQIVNNINSNGQFESGGNALMVSFTLGSALEMRKRGDWNVLAGYKYIQPDALPDGFNDSSFHLGGTNAKGYFIGANYGIEKNIYASARWLSASEVYGAPFEVDVMQLELNTRF, encoded by the coding sequence ATGATTTCCCCCGTGAATCGCCTGACCCTGGCGGTCGGCATGGTCATCGCGACCCTGGTCGGCCAAGCGGCTGCAGCCCCGGTCGCGCCCTCGGAAAACGTCACCATCAACCTGATACGCCTGTTGGTGCAGCAAGGCGTGCTGACCCAGGACACCGCCAACGGGCTGATCGCCCAGGCCGAGAAAGAAGCCCAGCAGGCACGCCAGGCGAATGCTGCGCCAGTGGTGGCTGCAGGGCCGGTCGCCAAGCCGGGTGATGTGCGTGTGCAGTACGTGCCGCAGGCGGTGAAGGATCAGATTCGTGACCAGGTCAAGGCTGAGGTCATGGCCACCGCCAAGCAGGAAAACTGGGCCCAGCCCAACACTTTCCCGGACTGGGTCTCGCGCATCACCTTTGATGGCGATATCCGCCTGCGCGACGAGTCGCGTTACTTCTCGGACAACAACAGCAACGAGATCGTCGACTACGCCAAGCTCAATGAAAGTGGCCCGTACGACACCAACAAGGACACCAACACCAAGCTGCCGCCGCTGCTCAACACCACCAAGGATCGCGAAAACCTGTTCCGCCTGCGTGCCCGCCTGGGCATGAAAGCGGTGTTGTCGCCGGACTGGAGCGCCGGTATTCGCGTCGGCACCGGCTCAGACAACAATCCGGTGTCCACCACCCAGACCCTGGGCGGTGGCTTTGGCAAGAAAGACATCTGGCTCGATCAGGGCTACCTGAGCTGGAAGGCCACCCCGGATGTGACCCTCACCGCCGGGCGCTTCGCCAACCCGTTCTATTCCACCGACATGATGTATTCGGGCGACCTGAACTTCGACGGTATCGCCGCCAATTTCAACCATGCCCTGAACAGCCAGTGGGGCCTGTTCGGCACCCTGGGCGCGTTCCCGGTGGAGTACACCTCCGACTCGGCCAGCAGCAACGGTTTCGACAAGGAAGACAGCGATACCAAGTGGCTGTTTGGTGGGCAGATCGGCGCCAACTGGAAGATCAACCGCGAAAACAGCCTCAAGGGCGCATTGGCCTACTACCACTTTGACGATATCGAAGGTAAACGCTCCGGCGCCTGCCAGCCGTGGTCCGGCCAGCCGGCGTGTGACAGTGACGGCTCGCGCCTGGCCTTCATGCAAAAGGGCAACAGCGTGTTCCTGCTACGCGACATCACGCCCAACCCGGCCACGCCTGGCCTGACCCCGCAGCCGCAGTTCGTCGGCCTGGCGTCCAAGTTCGACGTGCTCGACCTGAACCTGGCCTGGGATGCCGAACTGCCCAGCGACTTCAAGCTGCGCACCCAGGGCAACTTCATCCACAACCTGGCTTACGACAAGGGCGAGATGCTCAAGCGCAGCGAAGGCCAGATCGTCAACAACATCAACAGCAACGGCCAGTTTGAAAGCGGCGGCAATGCGTTGATGGTCTCGTTCACCCTCGGCAGCGCGCTGGAAATGCGCAAGCGCGGCGATTGGAACGTGCTGGCCGGCTACAAGTACATCCAGCCCGATGCCTTGCCCGACGGCTTCAACGATTCGTCGTTCCACCTGGGCGGCACTAACGCCAAGGGGTATTTCATTGGCGCCAACTACGGCATCGAAAAGAACATCTACGCGAGTGCGCGTTGGTTGAGCGCGTCCGAAGTGTATGGCGCGCCGTTCGAAGTCGATGTGATGCAACTGGAACTCAACACGCGCTTTTGA
- a CDS encoding transposase, translated as MERYSKVGMQELDQRLSKIVEAARKKPVSVYRYGAPWVWIVSQEDWQGARKEVSSYIPAGHSLVLLRPQIDEVLDQHRDWLVAQVPMSIAPHTVLQILLLQLLYSVPSEQQLHEQLNYNLLFRWFVGLDLNQKVWSIHLLTRDIATLLNNPRAVQLIQKIIGDVFCGALLHMPEFSLNFALLHTWLARHDSTSITSN; from the coding sequence ATGGAACGTTACTCGAAAGTGGGCATGCAGGAGCTCGACCAGCGCCTGTCAAAGATCGTCGAAGCTGCGCGCAAGAAGCCGGTGTCGGTCTATCGCTACGGCGCACCCTGGGTCTGGATCGTCTCTCAGGAAGACTGGCAAGGCGCGCGCAAAGAAGTGTCCAGCTACATCCCCGCAGGCCATTCCCTGGTGCTGCTGCGGCCACAGATCGACGAAGTGCTCGACCAGCATCGCGACTGGCTCGTGGCGCAAGTCCCCATGTCGATCGCCCCGCATACCGTGCTGCAGATCCTCCTGCTGCAACTGCTGTATTCGGTGCCCAGCGAACAGCAGCTGCATGAACAGCTGAACTACAACCTGCTGTTCCGCTGGTTCGTCGGTCTGGACCTCAACCAAAAGGTCTGGAGCATTCACCTGCTCACTCGCGACATCGCCACGCTCCTGAACAACCCGCGAGCGGTGCAACTCATCCAGAAAATCATTGGTGACGTGTTTTGTGGCGCCTTGCTGCACATGCCGGAGTTCTCGTTGAACTTCGCCCTGTTGCACACCTGGCTGGCACGCCACGACAGCACCTCGATCACCAGCAATTGA
- a CDS encoding ExbD/TolR family protein has product MASVNASHDDDDDAAVDSINITPLVDVLMVVLVMFILTATAQVSGIQIHLPKASASVSLSEAKTKAISVNDGGQVFLDAYPVTLGELEERLRIEKALNPDFPVIVRGDAMVQYQKVIEVLDLLRRLELSQVGLVTGKPSQG; this is encoded by the coding sequence ATGGCTTCCGTAAATGCCTCCCACGACGATGACGATGACGCAGCCGTCGACAGCATCAACATCACGCCCCTGGTGGACGTGCTGATGGTGGTGCTGGTGATGTTTATCCTCACTGCCACCGCCCAGGTCTCGGGCATCCAGATTCACCTGCCCAAGGCCAGCGCCTCGGTGTCGTTGTCGGAGGCCAAGACCAAGGCCATCTCCGTGAACGACGGTGGCCAGGTGTTCCTCGATGCCTACCCGGTGACCCTCGGTGAGTTGGAAGAACGCCTGCGTATCGAGAAAGCATTGAACCCGGATTTCCCGGTGATCGTGCGTGGCGATGCGATGGTGCAGTACCAGAAGGTGATCGAAGTGCTCGACCTGCTGCGTCGGCTGGAGCTGTCCCAAGTCGGGTTGGTCACCGGCAAGCCGAGCCAGGGCTGA
- a CDS encoding tyrosinase family protein, giving the protein MIVAKPTWTADIQGLFSAPYWIPASQRAAVAATWIGCMNAYDVFLEDPASVKTWSQTIYQHLASRNMPLTTDQQQFWPIDALETFRLWVNQGWRLDSISPFDLAERIPPPALPHPVKRVRQDIRSLSTDELNLYRAKLDDVMHIGDPDSGSPWQRYAYIHTNWCLHYQEAFALWHRAYLLYLEALIDCAIPYWDWMAVDASIDGSPQAGLPQAFLDETYVHPHTGEVRSNPLRYAAAKDGCSKVCATAPVGDVDCLYVQRNPLFYTQGETFLFERTQLYGMSRIFQQQVVDALAFTTFSQPQGVPGYPWANITRFDPPQPNNLYPNRALNFDGLYEQPHDNYHGWIGGDMADNAYTAFDPVFCSYHANIDRMLEVWIRANPAAQYTTQCLLQPFAGHQADDVTFTSADAWRYTTLGDMAQDSRHIGYDYGTPVAPQFGATKAACCHQQQSAITGPWVVFDHVRCTHDTYLIDVFLNQPDATAQHASADNPHYVGRFSRIGMGLVDDKGRCITQGVSRALNATRNAQALNLTPTAATQLSLIVTHPDTGQVLTPDAYAPLPGFIAQLVWDDPRQTPAGPAPGAGCCSTNTNAGEPT; this is encoded by the coding sequence ATGATAGTCGCGAAACCGACATGGACCGCTGATATCCAAGGACTTTTCAGCGCACCCTACTGGATACCCGCCAGCCAGCGTGCCGCCGTCGCGGCCACTTGGATCGGCTGCATGAATGCCTACGATGTGTTCCTGGAAGACCCGGCCTCGGTCAAGACCTGGTCGCAAACCATCTATCAGCACCTCGCCTCGCGCAACATGCCGCTGACCACCGACCAGCAGCAATTCTGGCCCATCGATGCCCTGGAAACCTTCCGCCTATGGGTCAACCAGGGTTGGCGGCTGGACAGCATCTCGCCCTTCGACCTGGCCGAACGCATCCCGCCACCGGCGCTACCGCACCCGGTCAAACGCGTGCGCCAGGACATCCGCTCGCTGAGCACCGACGAACTGAACCTGTACCGCGCCAAGCTGGATGACGTGATGCACATCGGCGACCCCGACAGCGGCTCGCCCTGGCAGCGTTACGCCTACATCCATACCAACTGGTGCCTGCATTACCAGGAAGCCTTCGCCCTGTGGCATCGCGCCTATCTGCTGTACCTGGAAGCGTTGATAGACTGCGCGATCCCTTACTGGGACTGGATGGCCGTCGACGCCAGCATCGATGGCAGCCCCCAGGCTGGCCTGCCCCAGGCATTTCTCGATGAAACCTACGTCCACCCGCACACCGGCGAGGTGCGAAGTAACCCGCTGCGTTATGCGGCGGCCAAGGATGGCTGTTCCAAGGTCTGCGCCACCGCGCCGGTCGGGGACGTGGATTGCCTGTATGTGCAGCGCAACCCGCTGTTTTACACCCAGGGCGAGACGTTTCTCTTTGAGCGCACCCAACTGTATGGCATGAGTCGGATCTTCCAGCAGCAGGTGGTCGATGCGCTCGCGTTCACCACCTTCAGCCAGCCACAGGGCGTACCGGGTTATCCATGGGCCAACATCACCCGTTTTGACCCGCCGCAACCGAACAACCTGTACCCCAACCGCGCGCTGAATTTCGACGGGCTCTATGAGCAACCCCACGACAACTATCACGGCTGGATCGGCGGTGACATGGCCGACAACGCCTACACCGCGTTCGACCCGGTGTTCTGCTCCTATCACGCCAATATCGACCGCATGCTGGAAGTCTGGATCCGCGCCAACCCGGCGGCGCAGTACACCACTCAGTGCCTGCTGCAACCCTTCGCCGGGCACCAGGCCGACGACGTGACCTTCACCAGCGCCGATGCCTGGCGCTACACCACCCTTGGCGATATGGCCCAGGACAGCCGGCATATCGGCTACGACTACGGCACCCCGGTGGCCCCGCAATTCGGCGCGACCAAGGCTGCGTGCTGCCATCAGCAACAGTCAGCCATTACCGGCCCCTGGGTGGTATTCGACCACGTGCGCTGCACCCACGACACCTACCTGATCGACGTCTTCCTCAACCAGCCCGACGCGACGGCGCAACACGCAAGTGCCGATAACCCGCACTACGTGGGGCGTTTCAGCCGCATCGGCATGGGCCTGGTGGACGACAAGGGCCGCTGCATCACCCAGGGCGTCTCACGCGCATTGAATGCCACACGCAACGCCCAGGCGCTGAACCTTACACCGACCGCTGCAACGCAGTTATCGCTGATCGTGACCCATCCCGATACTGGCCAGGTGTTGACGCCCGATGCGTACGCGCCCCTGCCTGGCTTTATCGCGCAACTGGTGTGGGACGACCCACGCCAAACCCCCGCCGGCCCCGCTCCGGGCGCCGGTTGCTGCTCCACCAACACCAATGCTGGAGAACCAACATGA
- a CDS encoding DNA repair protein, with amino-acid sequence MNTRICGLLLLLATTGASAEGMEERLRTQLRSTTQQLQALQSEQAQASAARIAAENQTKQAQAQIKQLTTELAQARGVAEQLAGQQQSLHSQAQAQVAASNEQIGKFKKAYDELLVLAKGKEAERARLQAQLSERDTQVQQCSVKNQQMYGVAQQLLAAYEKIDVAEVMSIRQPFASSARVKFEELAQGFGDDLYKSRFDAPQATANH; translated from the coding sequence ATGAACACGCGAATCTGCGGGCTGTTGCTGCTGCTGGCCACCACCGGCGCGTCGGCCGAAGGCATGGAGGAACGCCTGCGTACGCAACTGCGCAGCACTACCCAGCAATTGCAGGCCCTGCAAAGCGAGCAGGCCCAGGCCAGTGCGGCGCGGATTGCCGCTGAAAACCAGACCAAGCAGGCCCAGGCGCAAATCAAGCAGCTGACGACCGAACTCGCCCAGGCGCGTGGCGTGGCCGAACAACTGGCTGGCCAGCAACAAAGCCTGCACAGCCAGGCACAGGCCCAGGTGGCGGCCAGCAACGAGCAGATTGGCAAGTTCAAGAAGGCCTATGACGAATTGCTGGTGCTGGCCAAAGGCAAAGAGGCCGAGCGGGCGCGCTTGCAGGCACAACTGAGCGAACGTGACACACAAGTGCAGCAATGTTCAGTCAAGAATCAACAGATGTACGGCGTGGCCCAGCAGTTGCTCGCGGCCTACGAAAAAATCGATGTGGCCGAGGTGATGAGCATTCGCCAGCCCTTCGCCAGCAGCGCGCGGGTCAAGTTCGAGGAACTGGCCCAGGGCTTTGGCGACGATCTGTACAAGAGCCGTTTCGATGCGCCCCAGGCAACCGCCAATCATTGA
- a CDS encoding DUF2341 domain-containing protein yields MQRLFLSLLICLGFTLPATAHAWWQDDWHYRKQISVDTTAQGAAINQSLGRTALLVRLHTGNFTFDGVKDDGADLRFVSADDKTVFNHQIESFDPLMGMALIWVDVPKVEGGQRQDLWMYYGNQKAPATANGQLTFDPNYTALYHFDGANGTPARDTTAYANTALNATGASIDGVIGRALQFSGQALMLPASPSLQHAAGGAFTFSVWLRLDQASGAQVVLARRDGPHSLLLGLNQGMPFVDIDGQRAVSSQPLNPGQWQHLAFTAEGDKVTLYVNGREAAALAVALPAFNSQYAIGADLPEAGSTLQPFAGAIDELRLSKVARPAALLLADASAQGAESKLVAYGVDEEQSGFGFGSLGFLLNAVPVDAWVIILVLVAMMFQSWVIMLRKNRQVSRLSSANEVFREHFSQIGTRLEMYADDAQLGERLAHSSLWRLYQVAVKEIRTRRAQGADTSSVSAATIEAIRCSMDGVRTRENQALSSKLSTLSNAIAGGPYIGLLGTVLGIMVVFLGTAMAGDVNINAIAPGMAAALLATAMGLFVAIPALFGYNRLITRNKEVSADMRVFVDEFITRLAEMHGESQSSEAAHRRDHHAPVPA; encoded by the coding sequence ATGCAACGCCTATTCCTGAGCCTGTTGATCTGCCTGGGCTTCACGCTCCCGGCCACCGCCCATGCCTGGTGGCAGGACGACTGGCACTACCGCAAACAGATCTCGGTAGACACCACCGCCCAAGGCGCCGCGATCAATCAGTCCCTGGGCCGCACCGCGCTGCTGGTGCGCCTGCACACCGGCAATTTCACCTTTGATGGGGTCAAGGATGACGGCGCCGATCTGCGCTTTGTGAGTGCCGATGACAAGACCGTGTTCAACCACCAGATCGAAAGCTTCGACCCGCTGATGGGCATGGCACTGATCTGGGTCGATGTGCCCAAGGTCGAAGGCGGCCAGCGCCAGGATCTGTGGATGTACTACGGCAACCAAAAGGCCCCGGCCACCGCCAACGGCCAGCTGACGTTCGACCCGAACTACACCGCGCTTTACCACTTTGACGGTGCCAATGGTACGCCGGCCCGGGACACCACGGCCTACGCCAACACCGCGTTGAACGCCACCGGTGCGAGCATCGATGGTGTGATCGGTCGCGCTTTGCAGTTCAGCGGCCAAGCCTTGATGTTGCCGGCCAGCCCCTCGCTGCAACACGCCGCAGGTGGCGCGTTCACTTTCAGCGTCTGGCTGCGTCTGGATCAGGCCAGCGGCGCGCAAGTCGTGCTGGCCCGACGTGATGGCCCCCATAGCCTCTTGTTGGGTCTGAACCAGGGCATGCCGTTCGTGGACATCGACGGCCAACGCGCTGTGTCGAGCCAACCGCTGAACCCCGGCCAATGGCAGCACCTGGCGTTCACCGCCGAGGGCGACAAGGTCACGCTGTATGTGAATGGCCGCGAAGCCGCCGCCCTTGCAGTCGCCTTACCAGCCTTCAATTCTCAATACGCTATCGGTGCTGATCTGCCGGAGGCGGGCAGCACGCTCCAGCCATTCGCCGGGGCCATCGATGAGTTGCGCCTATCCAAAGTGGCGCGTCCGGCTGCACTGTTACTGGCCGATGCCAGTGCCCAGGGCGCCGAATCGAAACTGGTGGCCTATGGCGTGGATGAAGAACAGTCCGGCTTTGGTTTCGGCAGCTTGGGTTTCCTGCTCAACGCTGTACCGGTGGACGCCTGGGTGATCATCCTGGTGCTGGTGGCGATGATGTTCCAGTCGTGGGTGATCATGCTGCGCAAGAACCGTCAGGTCAGTCGCCTCAGCAGCGCCAACGAGGTGTTCCGCGAACATTTCTCGCAGATCGGCACCCGCCTGGAGATGTATGCCGACGATGCCCAGCTGGGTGAACGTTTGGCCCATTCTTCGCTGTGGCGCCTGTACCAGGTGGCGGTCAAGGAAATCCGCACCCGCCGTGCCCAGGGCGCGGACACTTCATCGGTCTCGGCCGCCACCATCGAGGCTATCCGCTGCTCGATGGACGGCGTGCGCACCCGCGAAAACCAGGCGCTCAGTTCCAAGCTTTCGACCCTGTCCAACGCCATCGCCGGCGGCCCGTATATCGGCCTGCTCGGCACGGTGCTGGGGATCATGGTGGTGTTCCTCGGCACGGCCATGGCCGGTGACGTGAACATCAATGCGATTGCCCCTGGTATGGCGGCGGCGTTGCTGGCCACGGCCATGGGCCTGTTTGTCGCGATTCCGGCGTTGTTTGGCTACAACCGCCTGATCACGCGCAACAAGGAAGTCAGTGCGGACATGCGCGTGTTTGTCGATGAGTTCATTACCCGCCTGGCGGAGATGCACGGCGAGAGCCAATCCAGCGAAGCGGCGCACCGTCGTGACCATCACGCGCCTGTTCCGGCCTGA